The genomic interval ACCGATGGACATCGACGGGTTGACCCGGTTGCTGGAACGGGGCCTGGTCGACGAAGCCTGGCGAGACATCGCGGTGGCCAAAGGCATGCAGCACGCGCAAGGGTTTTCCTGGGAGCGCTGCGCCCGGGAAACCCAACAGGTCTATCGAAGGGTCGTCGACGGAAAATGATCAAGGTTCTGCACTTCTTCAAGACCTACTACCCGGAAACGATGGGCGGGATCGAGCAGGTCATTTTCCAGATCGCCCAGGGCGGCGCCGGCCACGGCTTTTCCTCCGAGGTGCTTTACCTGAGCGAGCGGGGAGCCGCCCGGGGCGAAACGGTGGGCAATCACGTCACCCACCGTTCGAAGCTGGACCTGCACGTCGCGTCCACCGGGTTCTCGCTGTCGGCCTTCAAGGACTTTTCGCAGTTGGCGAAAGAGGCGGATGTGGTGCATTACCACTTTCCGTGGCCCTTCATGGACCTGGTGCATTTCGCGAGCCGCCACGGCAAGCCGGCGGTGGTCAGCTACCACTCCGACATCGTCAAGCAGAAGACCCTGCTCAAGCTCTACCAGCCGCTGATGAACCGCTTCCTGTCCAGCGTCGACTGCATCGTCGCCTCTTCGCCGAACTATGCGCAGAGCAGCCCGGTGCTGTCTCGCTTTAGCGACAAGGTCGAAATCATTCCTTACGGGCTGGATCGGGCCACTTATCCCGCCGTTCCCGAGGCGAAGCTCGCCGAGTGGCGGCGCAGGGTCGGCGAGAAGTTCTTTCTCTTTGTGGGGGCGCTGCGCTATTACAAAGGCCTGGATTACTTGCTGGAGGCCGCCAGGATCACCGGCTTGCCGGTGGTGATCCTCGGCGGCGGCCATGAGGAGGCCGAGCTGAAGGCGCAGGCGCAGCGCCTCGGGCTTTCCAATGTGCATTTCCTGGGAGGGCTGGGCGACGAGGACAAGGCGGCGCTGCTCACGCTTTGTCATGCGTTCGTCTTTCCCTCGCACCTGCGTTCCGAGTCCTTCGGCATTTCACTGCTGGAGGCTGCCATGTACGGCAAGCCGCTCATTTCCTGCGAGATGGGTTCCGGCACCACATTCATCAACATCGCCGGCGAAACGGGGCTGGTGGTGCCTCCCCGCGACGCTCAGGCGCTGGCGGCGGCGATGAGCACCCTGTGGCAAGACACCGAATTGGCCGAAGGCATGGGCAGACGCGCAATGCACCGTTACGAGTCCGTCTTTTCGGCCGACACGATGGTCGCCGCCTACGCGGCGCTCTATCGCAGGGTTTGCGCGAGATAGCGCCGGCCTGTCCGCCAATTGAACCTTCCGGCGGCCCTCAATGTCTTCAAGCCCGGACATACATCGAATCGCCTTCAAACAAGAACAGGGATATCAGGTAGAGCAATGACTGTACGAGAGGCTCAGGTTTCAACGTCGTCCGCCCGCATTTCGGGCATCCATGCACGGCATATCGGGTATCGGCCCGACATCGACGGCCTGCGGGCCGTGGCGGTCCTGTCTGTCCTGTTCTTCCACGCCTTTCCCACGATGCTGCGCGGCGGCTTCGTCGGCGTGGATGTTTTCTTCGTCATTTCCGGCTACCTGATTTCCAAGGTCATCCTGACGACCTTGGAGCGGGAAACCTTCAGCCTCGCCGACTTCTACTCCCGGCGCATCAGGCGAATCTTTCCCGCGTTGGTTCTGGTGCTGGGGTTCTCCCTGGCGTTCGGCTGGAACACGATGCTGGCGGACGATCTGGCTCAACTGGGCAAGCATGTCCTCGGCGGCGCGACCTTCGTCTCCAACTTCGTTCTGTGGAACGAGGCCGGTTATTTCGACAAGGCTTCGGAGCTCAAGCCGCTGCTGCACCTTTGGTCGCTTGGCATCGAGGAGCAATTCTATGTCGTCTGGCCGCTTCTGCTGTGGGCAGCATGGCGTCTGCGCATTCCGTTGCTGCCGCTTGTCGTCGCGGTCGGCGTCGCTTCTTTCGCCCTGAACGTCGCGGGCGTGCGAGAGCACGCGACGGCGACGTTCTACTCGCCGCTTTCCCGCGGGTGGGAACTGGTGGTCGGTGCGCTCCTGGCGTGTTTCGCATCCGGGGCCCGGTTCCGGCTGCCGGGGGCGCTCGGCGGCGGGCACGGCGCATCGATAGGGCGAACGATCCTTTCGGTCGTCGGGCTGCTGCTCATCGTGTATGCGGTATTCCGGATTCGGGACACGCTGCCCTTTCCCGGCAAGTGGGCGCTGATACCGGTTCTCGGTGCGGCATTGATCATTGCCGCGGGCCCTGGGGCCTGGGTGAACAGGGTTCTTTTGGGCAACCGTCTGATGGTGTCCATCGGGCTGATCAGCTTTCCTCTCTACCTTTGGCACTGGCCATTGCTGACGTTCGCCAGAAGCGCCTTTCCGGAGGGGTTGGCCTGGCCGGCGCGGCTGGCGGTGCTGGCGGTCAGTGCGGTGCTCGCGACGTTGACCTATCTGTACATCGAGCGCCCGTTCCGTTCGGGTTCGGGTTCGGGAGCGCGGGTCAAGGTCATCGGGCTGTGTGCTTCGATGTGTGTGGCGGGTGTGCTGGCCGGCGTCATGTTCAAGTCCGGCGGTTTCCCTTCCCGCTATCCGGAAATCATTCAGCGGGCGACCGAATACGATCTGGACGGTTATCGTGCGTCCCTGCGCAATCGCGTCTGCTTCATGGACCTGGGGCAGGACGCGTCGCAGTTTGCGCCGGAGTGCGTGGACGGGGGAGACAAACCCCTGTGGATGTTGTGGGGGGATTCAGGTGCCGCCGCTGTCTATTGGGGCTTTCGCGAGCTTTCCAATCGTTCCTCGGCCTTTCGTTTGGCACAGTTCACGACGTCTTCGTGTCCGCCGATCGTGGATTTCGAGGGGAAGAACCCGGACTGCAAGGGCAACAATCGGCGAGCCTTCGAAAAGGTGCGTGAACTGGTGCCTGACACCGTCATTCTCGCCGGCATATGGGAGTCCTATGACAAGGCGCTGCTGCCGGCCACGATCAGGCAGATAAAGGATGCGGGCGTGCGCAGGGTCATTCTGCTGGGGCCTGCGCCGGCCTGGAAGGACACGCCTTCGCGCATTGCCTTCAACTTGTGGAGCAACGACCCCCTGCACCGCGTCCCTTCCGAGCGGCTGGACTATGCGAAGTACGGACTGTCCGAAGGCGGCCAGGACAACCAGACCGACGCGGCGGAGCAGTACCTTCGCGACGTCGCCCAGCAGACGGGCGCCGTCTACATCTCGGTCATACAGAAAATGTGCAATGACGAGGGCTGCCTCATGCGGGAGTCGGCATCGAGCGGTGATGCCTTCTACCTCGACATTGTCCACCTGACGCCTCGGGGGTCGGACTTCGTCGTGAGGTCCATTGCGCGGGAGTTGGGTGTCGAAGAGCGCTAGCTGCGCTGCGGGGGTTGCCGACTGAAGCGCGCTGCCGGGCTTCGGTCGACAGGATCCGGCGTTGGCCGGCCGGCGCGCGTTTCAGCGGCCGGCGGGCAGGTTCCGTGGGGGTATCAGGGCTGCCGGGCGATATGGATGCCTTCGAGCCTTGCGGAAAGGCCGTAGTAGCTGTCGTCGGTCGGTGAGTCGAACTCCAGGAGGTTGTCGCCGTCTTTGAGCGCTCCGTGTGCGATCGTGGCCGAGAACGTACCGTCTGCACTCCACTGCAGCGCCAGCGGCTGGCCGTTGAGCGCAATCTTCATGCTGCTCCGGTCGGTTGTTCCGGCGAAGATCGTGAATCGGCCCTTGAGTTCGTAGGTGCGCTGGTCTTTGGGCTTGAACGGGAAGATGAGGCTTGAGTAGCGCTCGCTTTTCCATGCCGACGCGTGGTGATGGAAGCTGTTGATTTCCCATTCCGCTTCGCGCCAGCCGGTACCGTGGGTCGGTATCTCCATGCTCCACCATTTGCCGAACGTCCAGTCGTACCGGTCGGTGGCGACGGCGTCCTTGAAGCGGATGAAGCGTGTCTTTGCATTCAGCGTGTCGACAATGCTCTTGTAGCGCTTTTCGACTACGCCCTGAGGCACGGTTCGGGTGTCCTGTGGGGTCTCGTCGGACTTGCCGATCTCCACGGTGACGATCGACGCTTTCGGTATCACCAGGTTCGCAGGCTGGGGGGTGGCGGGGACGCCCGGTCCGCTGACCGAGGTCGGGTACTCGAATGTCCAGTCCTGTGCGCCTTCAACGCACCGTCCCTTGCGGCCCAGCGCGTCCGAACGCTGCCAATGCTTGCTCGGCAGGTGGCAGACCTGAATGCTCGAGACCGGTTTGTCGTACAGGAACGACAGCGACCCCGTCAGGCTTTCATCGATGAACATCCACGTGTGGTTCAGCCGGTTGCCGTGATCGAGGATCAGCAGCGTCTTGCCTTCGGTGTTTCCGTCGAACTGCCGGGCGATGTCGTTCAGTATGGCCGTCTGCGTCCGGGATATCTCGATGTAGTGATGGAACTGATAGAGCTGGAACGAAATGCCCGTGATGAAGAAAAAGCCGATGGCCGCACCGGTCAGCGCTTTGGAGAGGCTGAAGCCGCCGTTCAGTATCGCCGCCAGCAGCAAGGCCGCGCCTGGGGTCGCGAACAGGTAGGTCCTCTGGCTGATCGCAAGGTGGGCATTGGACGTCAGGAACGGGAAATAGCCGAGCAGGATCAGTATCAGGCCGGTGAGGGCGAGTCTGATGTTGAAGGCCATGGCGGACGAGTTCCGGGTGCCGGCCGGCTGTGCGTTGTCCTTTCGCAGGAGCGCCATGATGGCCACGGACAAGACAGCGCTTGCCGCGAGGACGTACCCGTAGTTGGCGAACTCTTCGGCAGTGATCCTCACGGCGTCGAACCACCCGCCCAGCGTGCTGCGCAGCAGACCGACGCTGAACAGTTTCGGATAGGTGAGCTTGAGCGTCGAGAGCAGGTCGGTGCCGACGACGCCGGCCTGATAGCTCTTGACCACGGCGGATGTGCGCAAGGCGTAGATCACATAGGCAGCGGGGCCGGCGACCCAGATTGCGTGCTCCGCCAGCTTCGGCCTGATCTGGGTCAGCGCCGTCACCAGGCCGTCCCGGGCAAAGAGCATCAGGGCCGGGATGCAGGCGAGCAGCAGCGAGGCCTCGTACATGAAGCACGCGCACGCAAACAGGGCGCTGGCCAATGCGCTGAGCAGGCAGGCGCGGAGCTTGTGCTTGAGCGACAGTCCATGCAGGAAAACGGCGCTGCCCAGCAAGGCCAGGCTGAGGGCCCAGTTGATGTGCACGCCCCTGAAGGAGAGCTGCATCGTGTCGGCCGGGTAGATGATGACCAGCACGCAGGCAATGACGCCCAGCTTCAGGCTGCCTGTCAGCTTCTCCATCAGGTAGCTGACGGAGGCGCCCTTTATCACCAGCGCGAGCATCAGCAGGAGATGCCAGTAGAAGAAGGAGTTGCTGTCCAACCAAAAGGCCAGGGCGTGGGGGAAGATCGTCAGCGGCCTTAAGGCGTGCGGTGCGAGCGGGCTGGAGGTGTCGGCGAAAAAGAAGACGCCATGTTTGATGAACAGGCCCAGGACGCCCCACTCTTCGATCAGGCCGGTCAGCGCGAAGCCGAACGGTAGCCACAGGATCAGCACCACCAGCGCCGCAGGGACGATGTGCGCAAGCCAGCGCCTTGAGGCGGGCTGAGGATCCGACGCGGCGAGAGGGGCAGGGGGCTGGGTGGGGTTCATTGACGGCCTGATGCTCATTGATGGTTCCATGGCGTTCTTGCAGATTTGAGGTTCCGGGACCCTGAACAGAGGCAGTCCCGGAAAAGTCTTGGTGGTTTCCATCATCCCGCTGGCAGGGGGCCGGTGGCGGAACGACTGCGGTCTTTGGCTTGCCTTTACTGTGCTTTCGCGATTTTTACCCAGTCCAGCCGGGCGGAGATTCCGCCGAGGGCGGCATCCACGCTTGAGAGAAATTCGAGGGTGTTGTGCCCGGCTTCCAGTGTCTGCGGCGGCAAATCACCGCTGAACTCACCGTTGGCGCCCCAGCGGAGCGCCACCGGGTGGCCGTTGACCCGTATCTGCATCTGCGTGCGGATCTGGTCGTTGGCGAAGCTGTTGAACGCTCCGCTGATCGCGTAGGGGGTTGAGGCGGGTGTCAGGTCAAAGACCAGCGAGGCGCGCGGCGCGTTTATCCATGCCGAAGCGTTATGGCGAAAACGCCGGGTCTCCCACTCGGTCTCCCGCCAGCCGGAACCGGCCATCGGTGGCGCCAGGCTCCACCATTTGCCGAAGTCCCAGTGGTACTCGTCATGGGCGCGGTGGCGGAACGTGATCAGGCCGAACCGAGGAGCGACGCCGGTTTCGGCGATGCCTTGCAGGCGAGTGGCGGTCGGCGACGCGCCGGACTCCAGCGTCTGGCGCCAGGCCTGAAGTTCAGGGGAGGCGGACGCCGTTGCCCCGTTGCCGACGTCGACCGTGACGACTTGCGAGCGCGGCAGTTTGCGGACTTGCGCGGCGGATTGCCCGTCGGCGTCGAGCGGTACCGGATAATGCAGGATCCAGCCTTCTTCGGTCTCTTCGCAGCGGCCTTTGCGTTGCAGCGGGTCGGACTGCTGCCATTCGTGGCCAGGCATGTAGCAGACTTCGATGGCGTCCACCGGCTTGCCGTACAGGTGGAACAGCACCGCGCTCAAATCGGCATTCAAGAACATCCAGTCGTGATTGAGTTCGTTGGAGTGGTCGAGAATGATCAGGGTCTTGTTGAGCGCATTGCCGTCAAAGTTGCGGACGATGTCGCTCAGTACCGATTGCTGCCGTTTTGAGATGTCGATGTAGTGCTGGAACTGAAAGAGTTGCGCGCCGAGCCCGGTGAAGACCATCAGGGCCGCGAGCGCGGCGGTGACGGCCCGGGAATGGCGGCGGACGATCAGCAGCGCGGCGATGAACACCAGCACGGCACCCGGTGCCGCGTACAGGAATGTCCTCTGGCTGACGCCCATGTGCGCGGGGTTGAAGATGAACGGCAAGTACCCCAGGCAGATGAGAAGGCATCCGGCCAGGATCATCCTGCCCGCCAGCATGGGCTTTGCCGGTTGCCGCAGTCCTGCGCCGGCCGTCTGCGCCGACGTTGCCGACACCAGCGCAATGAACCCGAGGATCGCCGCCGAGGCGAGGGCGATGTACCAGTGGCTGCCGATTTCGAGGACAGTGATCTGCAGGGCGTCGATCCAGCCGCCGAACAGGCTTCGTCCGATTCCCAGGCGCCAGAGCTTGGGAAAGTACTGTTTCAGGGAGGCGAAGGCGCTGTCGCCCACCACTGCGCTTTGGTAGCTGTGCACCAGCGGCAGGGTGTGGATCACATAGGCGACGTAGGCGACCGGGCCGATGGCCCAGATCAGGTGTTGCGGGTAATGCCGTTTGATGTGCGGGACGAGGCCTTTGAGGCCGACCTGGATGAAGACCGCGAACGCTGGGATGGCCGCCAGCAGCAACGCGACTTCGTACATGGCGCACCCCGCCGCCAGCAGGAGGCTGGCGAACGCGCTGAGCGCGAAGGCGCTGGCCCTGCCTCTTTGCTCCAGTGCCTGGAGCAGCAGGACGCAGGCCATCAATGTCAGGCTGAGGGCCCAATTGATGTGGATCGATCTGAACGACAGTTGCATGGTGTCGGCCGGAAACAGGATCACCAGCACGCTGGCCAGCATTCCCCATTTCAGGGAACCGGTGATGCGGGTGGTGATCAGGCTCATGCAGCAGCCTTTGATCACCAGGGCGATGATCAGCAGAACGTGCCAATAGTTGAAGGTGTCCGGATCCAGGGCGTACGCGATGGCATGGGGCAAAATGGTGAGCGGGCGCAGCGCGTGGGCCGGCATGGCGCTCGTGGCGTCGGTCAGGAAAAACACCCCGATCCGGCTGAACAGCCCGATGACGCCCCATTCCTCCAGCAGGCCGGTCAGGCTGAAACCGAACGGCAGCCATATGAAAAGGACCGTCAGCAATGCCGGGCCGGCGTGGGCGAGCCAGGCGGCTTTTTTGCCGTGCAGCGACGCCGGCGTCAGGATCGACGACTGCGGGAGGGGGGCGGTCATGGGGTGTCAGTCCTTCGAGGGTGTTGTTTTGTGGGTGGCCTTGAGGACGAACTTGTTCAACAGGTAGCTGCAGGGAAGCAGCAGCGCGATCACCAGTATCGGAGCGATCGCCTTGTGCAGGTGCAGGTGTTCAACCAAGAGGTTGAGCAGCAGCGCGCCGAGAAGGTACTGCACAAGGTAGATGGTCGGGTAGACGAGCATGCCGCTCCACGACTGCTGCACCTTGAACACGACCTTTGCATTGAAGAAGTAGGCGAAGACTATCCCTGCCGCGTAAGCGATCGCATAGGCGATCTGGTAGTCGATCCAGACGCTCAGCAGCAGGTACAGGCCATAGGTGAGCCCGGTGTTCAGGCCGCCGCCGATCAGGAAGCTGATCCAGCGGCGAACCTGCGGGTTGTCTTTCAGCGCGATCACGAGACGGTTTTTTTCGCGGTGAGCCGGGTGAACTCCGAGTAGTCCCGGATGTAGTCGTCCGCTTCGTAGTAGTCGGACGTGAACACCAGCAGCACGGCGTCATCCGAGTACTTGTACTGGATGCCCCAGGTCATCGGCGGCAGGTAGATGCCCTTGTCGGGTGCATCGAGCAGGACTTCGGCCCGGTTGGTGCCGTCGTCGACCACCACCGCGCAGCTGCCTTTGACGCAGATCAGGAACTGGTGGCATTTGTGGTGGGCATGTTCGCCGCGGGTCTTTTGGCTCGGGACGTTGAAGACCAGGAAGTAGCGCTTGGGCAGGAACGGGATTTCCTTGTGGAACTCGCCGACCGAGAGATCGCCGCGCATGTCGGTGATGTACTTGAAGCGGTGGGTGGTGACATCGCCCACGCCGATCCGCACCACGGCATCGTCTTGCTCCCGGGCCTTGGCGGCGGGGCTCTTGGCGGCGTCGCTGGAGGCGGAGTTCTCCACGTAGCCGGTGATGCGCGCCGGCGAACCGGTGACGATGGCATACGGCGGAACGGACTTGGTGACCACCGCGCCTGCGCCGACCATCGCGCCCGTGCCGATGGTGATGCCCGGCAGGATCACCGCGCCGCCGCCGATGGAGGCGCCGTCCTGGATCACGGTCTGCGAAAACGACTCCGGATAGACCTTCGAGCGCGGGAACTTGTCGTTGGTGAACGTGGCGTTGGGCCCGATGAAGACGTCGGAGCCGATCCGCAGGCCGTCCCAGACGTAGACGCCGGACTTGATGGTGGTGCGGTCGCCGATGATCACGTCGTTCTCGATCAGGGAGTGCGAGCAGACGTTCACGTCGTCGCCGATGACCGCGTTCTCGAAGACCACCACGTATTGCCAGATGCGCGTGTTCTTGCCGATCTTCTTGCTTTTGACGTCGGCGCTGGCGTGGATGAAGGGCTCAGTCACTTCAGGGGTTCCTTGTTGTCGAGTTGCATGCAAACGATCGCCAGCGGCCGTTGTTTGCTGTTTTCATAGGCGCGCCACGCATAGGTGCCGACCAGGCCGACCCCCAGCAGGTTCAAGGTTCCCAGCAGCAGCACCACCAGCATCGTCGCGGCGTAGCCAGGCACTTCGATGGCGCCGGACAGGCGGGCGACGATGACCATCAGGCCGATGAACAGTGAAATCATCGAACCCACCGCGCCCATCCGGGTCAGCAACCGGATCGGGTAGTCGGTGAAGGCGAAGATGCTGTCCATCATGTAGTCGAGTTTTTTCTTGAACGTCCAGGCTGATTTGCCTTCGAGGCGGGTCTGGCGCTCGTACTCGACGAACTTGCGGCGGAAGCCCAGCCAGAAGATCAGGGCGATCAGCGACGAGCGGGATTCGTTCAACTGCAGGAGCTGTTCGCGGAACGCCTTGTTGCAGCCGAAGATGTCGACCCCGCCCTTGGGCATGTCGTGCACCACCAGGCGCCGGTACAGGCCCCAGAAGATCGAGGAGGCCATGCGGCTGGAGAAAGGATCCTGCCGCGCGTTGCGGGTGCCGATGGCCACGTCGCACTCGTCGTTGGACAGCGCCTTGAAGAAGCTGATCAAAAGCTCCGGCGGCTCCTGAAGGTCCGCCGCCATCACGCCGAAATAGTCGCCCTTGGCGGCCATCAGGCCGGTGCGGATCGCCGGGAACGAGCCGAAGTTGCGCGAGTGGGCGAGCAGCTGGGCGCAGAAGGTCATGTCGCCCAGTGCGTTCTTCAGCATCGCGAACGATTGGTCCGGGCTGCCGTCGACCACGAACACGACTTCAAGCTGCTTTTCGAGCGAGTCGTTCATGTCCTCCAGGGCCTGGATCAGCCGAGGTATCGATTCTTCGTTCTTGTAGACCGGGACGATTACCGAATACTTCATGCCGCCCATCCGTTGACGGCGGCGATGACCTTGCTGACTTCGTCGTCGGTCATTTCCGGGTAGCAAGGCAGCGTGAGGATCTGCGAGGCCAGCCGCTCGGTGTTCTCCAGCGACACGCCGGCGAACTGCTCGCCGAACACCGGCTGGCGGTAGTCCGGGATCGGGTAGTGGACGTCGGAGGCGATCTGCGCCTCGCGCAGGTGCGTCTGCAGCGCGGTGCGCTTGGACGATTTGATGACGTACAGGTGGGCGACCGAGGCCTTGCCTTCGTCGGCGCCGTGGGTCACGTCGCTGTGACGGATTTCGCTGCGGTAGCGGGCGGCGATGTCGCGGCGGCGGGCGTTGCCTTCATCGAGATGGGGCAGGAGCTCGGACAGGATCGCCGCCTGCATTTCGTCGAGACGGCTGTTGCGCGCACCTTCCAGCTCGACGCAGTACTTCGAGGACCAGCCGTACTGGCGCAGTTGGGCCACGCGCTGGGCGATGCGGTCGGAATTGGTCACGACCGCACCGCCGTCGCCCAGGGCGCCGAGGTTCTTGGTCGGGTAGAAGCTGAAGCTCGACGCATCGCCGAAGGTGCCGACCCGCTGGCCGTCGCGTTCGGCGCCGTGGGCCTGGGCGCAGTCTTCCAGCAGCGGGATACGCTGTGCGGCGCAATACTCGGCGATGGCCTTGATCTCAGGGATGGCCAGGCCATAGAGGTGGGTGACGACCACTGCCTTGGCACCGGCCTCGACGGCTTGCTTGACGCTGTCCAGGGTGACGACGTGGGTGTCCGTGTCGACGTCCATGAAGACCGGCGTGGCGCCGACGGCCAGGGCCGAGGTGGTGGTGTACATGCCGGCGTTGGCGACCGTCGCCACTTTGTCGCCCTTGACCACGCCGAGCGCCTTGAGGGCCAGCTCGATGGCGTCGGTGCCGTTGGCGACGGTGATGCAATGGGCAGCGTTCAGGTATTGGGCGAACGCCGCTTCGAAACGTTTCACTTCCGGGCCCAGAACCACCCAGCCGCTGGCGACCACCCGCTGCACCGAAGAATTGATTTGCGATTGAAACTTTTCAATCTTCGCTGCGAGGTTGTTGATTTGCTGCATGGGTGCTCTCCATTTCGAAGCAAAAAGCGTGCGATATCTGGTTTTTTGACGGCATTGGCCGAAGTTATTTTGGGCGGGAACGCGTCGGCCACCCACCGGCGGGCGCACGATCCCTATTTCCGCACGGATTCTATCCGTACCCTGAGCCGGCTCCAACCGCCAATGCGCAATTTGGATCGGCGGGCGGCTGAGCCGCAACGGTGAACCGGACGGCGCAAGGGCGAAAATGAACGCGTCGGCGGGTCGGCGAGCCTCCGCCCTGCGACAAAGTGGCTAACCGTGCATCGATTCAATAAACTGCCGCCCTCCGGCCGTTTCCGGTTCAACGTTTCGGATTTCGGTGATGGCGGCAGGATGATCGCCGTTCAGCCAATGTATTCGCTGCCGTCTCTCCACTGATTTCCATGTTTCCCAAGGGGCGTCCATGCGATCCAAAACAATCCTGGTCACCGGCGGCAGTGGTTTTGTCGGGCGTGCGCTGATCGCACGGCTGGCGGCGCTGCCGTGTTCGGTCATCGCGCCGGTGCGGGATATGGCCACGGTCTTTCCGGCCAACGTGCGCAAGGTTCAGGCCGGCGACCTTGGGCCGGGGCAGGACTGGGCCGCGTCTTTGCAGGGTGTCGACTGCATCGTCCATGCGGCCGCGCGGGTGCATGTCATGCACGACACGGACGCCGATCCCCTGGCCGCCTTCCGCCAGGTCAATGTCGAGGGCACGGTCAACCTGGCGCGCCAGGCGGCTGCGGCCGGGGTCAGGCGCTTCGTCTTCGTCAGTTCGGTCAAGGTCAACGGCGAGGGCACGCCACCGGGCAGGGCCTACAGCGCCGATGACGCGCCGGCCCCGGCCGATCCTTACGGCATTTCCAAGCTCGAAGCCGAAACGGCATTGCTGGCCCTGGCCCACGCCACGGGGATGGAGGTCGTCATCGTCCGCCCGGTGCTGGTGTACGGGCCGGGCGTGAAGGCCAATTTCCTCAGCATGATGCGCTGGCTTGCCCGGGGCGTGCCGTTGCCGTTCGGCGCCGTGGACAACCGGCGCAGCCTGGTGGCCATCGATAACCTGGTGGACTTCATCGCCGTGTGCCTGGAGCACCCGGCGGCGGCCGGCCAGGTGTTCCTGGTCAGCGACGGCGAGGATCTCTCGACCACGCAGCTGCTGCGCAAACTGGCCGCCGCGCTCCAGGTGCGCGCGCGGTTGCTGCCGGTGCCGGTCGCGCTCATGCGCGCTGCGGCCACCGCGCTGGGGCGGCGCGACCTGTCGCAAAGGGTTTTCGGTTCCCTGCAGGTCGACATCGACAAAAACCGGCGCTTGCTGGGCTGGACGCCTCCGGTCAGCCTCGATCACGCCTTGGGCGCTACGGCGCAACACTTTCTGGACGCTCGCCAATCATGAATTACGGATGGTTCATTCCTGCCGTCGCGCTGGTTTCATTCCTGCTGACCTGGGCGCTTCGCCGCTACGCGCTGGCCCGCAGCCTGATCGACATTCCCAATGCCCGCAGTTCCCACTCGGTGCCGACCCCCCGGGGCGGTGGCGTGGCAATCGTGCTGGCGTTCCTGCTGGCACTGGGCCTGTTGCTGTGGGGCGGGCTGATGACTGTGGCGCAATTCGTGGCGATCGCGGGGGCAGGGGCCCTGGTGGCGGTCATCGGTTTCATGGACGACCACGGCCACATCGCCGCCCGCTGGCGTCTGCTGGGTCATTTCCTGGCGGCCGCCTGGCTGTTGTGCTGGATCGGCGGCCTGCCGCCAGTGCGCCTGGCGGGCGTCACCGTCGATCTGGGTGTGGTGGGCCACGTGCTGGCGGCGTTCTATCTGGTCTGGTTGCTCAACCTCTATAACTTCATGGACGGCATCGACGGGATCGCCA from Pseudomonas ekonensis carries:
- a CDS encoding glycosyltransferase family 4 protein; this translates as MIKVLHFFKTYYPETMGGIEQVIFQIAQGGAGHGFSSEVLYLSERGAARGETVGNHVTHRSKLDLHVASTGFSLSAFKDFSQLAKEADVVHYHFPWPFMDLVHFASRHGKPAVVSYHSDIVKQKTLLKLYQPLMNRFLSSVDCIVASSPNYAQSSPVLSRFSDKVEIIPYGLDRATYPAVPEAKLAEWRRRVGEKFFLFVGALRYYKGLDYLLEAARITGLPVVILGGGHEEAELKAQAQRLGLSNVHFLGGLGDEDKAALLTLCHAFVFPSHLRSESFGISLLEAAMYGKPLISCEMGSGTTFINIAGETGLVVPPRDAQALAAAMSTLWQDTELAEGMGRRAMHRYESVFSADTMVAAYAALYRRVCAR
- a CDS encoding acyltransferase family protein produces the protein MTVREAQVSTSSARISGIHARHIGYRPDIDGLRAVAVLSVLFFHAFPTMLRGGFVGVDVFFVISGYLISKVILTTLERETFSLADFYSRRIRRIFPALVLVLGFSLAFGWNTMLADDLAQLGKHVLGGATFVSNFVLWNEAGYFDKASELKPLLHLWSLGIEEQFYVVWPLLLWAAWRLRIPLLPLVVAVGVASFALNVAGVREHATATFYSPLSRGWELVVGALLACFASGARFRLPGALGGGHGASIGRTILSVVGLLLIVYAVFRIRDTLPFPGKWALIPVLGAALIIAAGPGAWVNRVLLGNRLMVSIGLISFPLYLWHWPLLTFARSAFPEGLAWPARLAVLAVSAVLATLTYLYIERPFRSGSGSGARVKVIGLCASMCVAGVLAGVMFKSGGFPSRYPEIIQRATEYDLDGYRASLRNRVCFMDLGQDASQFAPECVDGGDKPLWMLWGDSGAAAVYWGFRELSNRSSAFRLAQFTTSSCPPIVDFEGKNPDCKGNNRRAFEKVRELVPDTVILAGIWESYDKALLPATIRQIKDAGVRRVILLGPAPAWKDTPSRIAFNLWSNDPLHRVPSERLDYAKYGLSEGGQDNQTDAAEQYLRDVAQQTGAVYISVIQKMCNDEGCLMRESASSGDAFYLDIVHLTPRGSDFVVRSIARELGVEER
- a CDS encoding GtrA family protein, which translates into the protein MIALKDNPQVRRWISFLIGGGLNTGLTYGLYLLLSVWIDYQIAYAIAYAAGIVFAYFFNAKVVFKVQQSWSGMLVYPTIYLVQYLLGALLLNLLVEHLHLHKAIAPILVIALLLPCSYLLNKFVLKATHKTTPSKD
- a CDS encoding WxcM-like domain-containing protein; the encoded protein is MTEPFIHASADVKSKKIGKNTRIWQYVVVFENAVIGDDVNVCSHSLIENDVIIGDRTTIKSGVYVWDGLRIGSDVFIGPNATFTNDKFPRSKVYPESFSQTVIQDGASIGGGAVILPGITIGTGAMVGAGAVVTKSVPPYAIVTGSPARITGYVENSASSDAAKSPAAKAREQDDAVVRIGVGDVTTHRFKYITDMRGDLSVGEFHKEIPFLPKRYFLVFNVPSQKTRGEHAHHKCHQFLICVKGSCAVVVDDGTNRAEVLLDAPDKGIYLPPMTWGIQYKYSDDAVLLVFTSDYYEADDYIRDYSEFTRLTAKKTVS
- a CDS encoding glycosyltransferase family 2 protein, giving the protein MKYSVIVPVYKNEESIPRLIQALEDMNDSLEKQLEVVFVVDGSPDQSFAMLKNALGDMTFCAQLLAHSRNFGSFPAIRTGLMAAKGDYFGVMAADLQEPPELLISFFKALSNDECDVAIGTRNARQDPFSSRMASSIFWGLYRRLVVHDMPKGGVDIFGCNKAFREQLLQLNESRSSLIALIFWLGFRRKFVEYERQTRLEGKSAWTFKKKLDYMMDSIFAFTDYPIRLLTRMGAVGSMISLFIGLMVIVARLSGAIEVPGYAATMLVVLLLGTLNLLGVGLVGTYAWRAYENSKQRPLAIVCMQLDNKEPLK
- a CDS encoding DegT/DnrJ/EryC1/StrS family aminotransferase, translating into MQQINNLAAKIEKFQSQINSSVQRVVASGWVVLGPEVKRFEAAFAQYLNAAHCITVANGTDAIELALKALGVVKGDKVATVANAGMYTTTSALAVGATPVFMDVDTDTHVVTLDSVKQAVEAGAKAVVVTHLYGLAIPEIKAIAEYCAAQRIPLLEDCAQAHGAERDGQRVGTFGDASSFSFYPTKNLGALGDGGAVVTNSDRIAQRVAQLRQYGWSSKYCVELEGARNSRLDEMQAAILSELLPHLDEGNARRRDIAARYRSEIRHSDVTHGADEGKASVAHLYVIKSSKRTALQTHLREAQIASDVHYPIPDYRQPVFGEQFAGVSLENTERLASQILTLPCYPEMTDDEVSKVIAAVNGWAA